A region from the Helcococcus ovis genome encodes:
- a CDS encoding staphylokinase domain-containing protein, with protein MKKKIYILALIVALLSSVYTSKAEAIVTFMGSDSSRYYDDDVEKRKATVSINVDGIVKDTNEKILIRGTTHILSDPFDKVTKKELLDSIRHQMTELQLDYKYELLDFAYDAKLYNNGELLFSTGDNEGTVQLKGDIRKYQLNGHVILREKKEPELTNPSESARIEYRVKFSPIINGELTGKYLFPIEFDLGEKFVGEKLTSKELRKKAEEILEKNYPDFKIVEKEYTFIIHNENGEFQKYASFKDDFEYEIAKRNKILYTKPKTGKILGETQSVDRVREGYFVEYKK; from the coding sequence TTGAAAAAAAAGATTTATATATTAGCACTTATTGTTGCACTTTTATCTTCTGTTTACACATCAAAAGCAGAAGCCATAGTTACTTTTATGGGCTCTGATTCATCAAGGTATTATGATGATGATGTTGAAAAAAGAAAAGCTACAGTGTCTATAAATGTTGACGGTATTGTCAAAGATACTAATGAAAAAATATTAATAAGGGGGACAACTCATATATTATCTGATCCCTTTGATAAAGTTACAAAAAAAGAATTATTAGATTCAATTAGACATCAAATGACAGAATTACAATTAGATTATAAATATGAACTTTTAGATTTTGCATATGATGCTAAATTGTATAATAATGGAGAACTTTTGTTTTCTACAGGTGATAATGAAGGTACAGTTCAATTAAAAGGTGATATCAGAAAATACCAATTGAATGGACATGTAATTTTAAGAGAAAAAAAAGAACCTGAACTTACAAATCCATCAGAGTCTGCTAGAATAGAATACAGGGTTAAATTTTCTCCTATAATTAATGGTGAATTAACTGGGAAATATTTATTTCCGATTGAATTTGATTTAGGTGAAAAATTTGTAGGGGAAAAGTTAACTTCTAAAGAACTTAGAAAAAAAGCTGAAGAAATTTTAGAAAAAAATTATCCTGATTTTAAGATAGTAGAGAAAGAGTATACATTTATAATTCATAACGAAAATGGAGAGTTTCAAAAATATGCATCATTTAAAGATGATTTTGAATATGAAATAGCTAAAAGGAATAAGATTCTATACACAAAGCCAAAGACTGGCAAGATACTTGGTGAAACTCAAAGTGTTGATAGAGTAAGAGAAGGATATTTTGTTGAATATAAGAAATAA
- a CDS encoding C1 family peptidase: protein MKLTKNLRKIITFTIASFLLLEPVSAFAVSVRYETPKEYLTEVKNQGRTGTCWAHATMGAIEIAYKKATGRTVDLSETHLAYHIHDGAKLDGASLTSATPYLMRLDGPVGETEYPTIKDSVPLYQNSGTYVLPGHNSMEDLGKYKYKFAVGNIIESDISNVKENIEKYGAVTAAYYDNTESGFSGNYNASGSYYGFGRKSNEPERLKRFFYNPDLVYHYAPNPMNEIVMAPNHAVVLVGWDDNKEIVNQRGQRAVGAFKVRQSRGPEFGDNGYMWISYDTFPKESFQVLRINGLDVLSPVKNTFYSYGNFLSKENSRKVYTFGKDGFDKSSLGHTFKRTTVDMVNVYNKNDNKREYLTNIQFINEVGKNLSYEIQVAMLNGHSTEDVEKANYTKVASGVSNDKGVNTISISPLEITKNKFAIRLILKNENGVYISIAKDIKSTGSSIISTPTYTPDSNFSFINTDYGFIPYNNDIYINAFTQSDNKSSFNSLYEEKVKNVISVTKDKETFIYVDKNASESYVREHLLSIGNKLRVDYTDEKGIMQSKVFEIKDYVLKNGYFVPIITDYTDVDKDLHNSIRDKINKNEDLFKYYVYLNKTSHANRYNVEDRNYDRNNYINDNSYNSYNRNISRQNRNNRSSDIFREAQLSKFDKTVLTYKLQKNYNKTVLLTNTQKEDVKIRVNGALIGAENIRIIDDILYIELYNELSNSDRIEVSFNENSISRY from the coding sequence ATGAAATTAACAAAAAATTTAAGAAAAATAATCACATTTACTATTGCATCATTTTTATTGTTAGAGCCAGTATCAGCGTTTGCTGTATCAGTAAGATATGAAACACCAAAAGAATATCTTACTGAAGTTAAAAATCAAGGAAGAACAGGAACATGCTGGGCACATGCTACTATGGGAGCTATAGAAATTGCTTATAAAAAAGCAACCGGAAGAACAGTTGATTTATCAGAAACTCATTTGGCATATCATATACATGATGGTGCAAAATTAGATGGAGCTAGTTTAACATCAGCCACACCTTATCTTATGAGACTAGATGGACCAGTTGGTGAAACTGAATACCCTACAATAAAAGATTCTGTTCCATTATACCAAAATAGTGGGACATATGTATTGCCGGGACATAATTCTATGGAAGATTTAGGAAAATATAAATATAAATTTGCAGTTGGAAATATAATAGAATCTGATATTTCTAATGTAAAAGAAAATATTGAAAAATATGGTGCTGTTACTGCGGCTTATTATGACAACACTGAATCAGGATTTTCCGGTAATTATAATGCATCCGGAAGTTATTATGGATTTGGTAGAAAATCAAATGAACCTGAAAGATTAAAAAGATTTTTTTATAATCCGGATTTAGTTTACCATTATGCACCTAATCCTATGAATGAAATTGTAATGGCTCCAAATCATGCTGTAGTATTGGTTGGTTGGGATGATAATAAAGAAATTGTAAACCAAAGAGGTCAAAGGGCTGTTGGTGCTTTTAAGGTTAGACAGTCAAGAGGACCTGAATTTGGTGACAACGGATATATGTGGATTTCTTATGATACATTTCCTAAGGAAAGTTTTCAAGTTCTTAGAATAAATGGTTTAGATGTTTTATCACCAGTAAAAAATACTTTTTATTCTTATGGTAATTTTTTATCAAAAGAAAACTCCAGAAAAGTATATACATTTGGTAAAGACGGATTTGATAAGTCATCACTAGGACATACATTTAAGAGAACAACCGTAGATATGGTAAATGTTTATAATAAAAATGATAATAAAAGAGAATATTTAACAAATATTCAATTTATAAATGAAGTAGGGAAAAATTTAAGTTATGAAATACAAGTAGCTATGTTAAATGGACATTCAACTGAAGATGTTGAAAAAGCTAATTATACTAAAGTAGCTAGTGGAGTAAGTAATGATAAAGGAGTTAATACAATATCTATAAGTCCTTTAGAAATTACTAAAAATAAGTTTGCAATTAGACTTATTTTAAAAAATGAAAATGGAGTATATATAAGCATTGCTAAAGATATTAAATCTACAGGAAGCAGCATAATATCAACTCCAACATATACTCCGGATTCAAACTTTTCATTTATAAATACCGATTATGGATTTATTCCATATAATAATGATATATATATAAATGCATTTACACAATCTGATAACAAATCAAGCTTTAATTCATTATATGAAGAAAAAGTTAAAAATGTTATATCAGTTACAAAAGATAAAGAAACATTTATTTATGTAGATAAAAATGCTTCTGAGTCATATGTAAGAGAACATTTATTAAGTATAGGAAATAAATTAAGAGTAGATTATACTGATGAAAAAGGAATAATGCAATCAAAAGTTTTCGAAATTAAAGATTATGTTTTGAAAAATGGATACTTTGTTCCTATAATAACAGATTATACAGATGTGGATAAAGATTTACATAATAGTATAAGAGATAAGATAAATAAAAATGAAGACTTATTTAAATATTATGTATATCTAAATAAAACTTCACATGCAAATAGATATAATGTTGAAGATCGAAATTATGATAGAAATAATTATATTAATGATAACAGTTATAATTCATATAATAGAAATATTAGTAGACAAAATAGAAATAATAGATCATCAGATATATTCAGAGAAGCTCAATTATCAAAATTTGATAAAACAGTTTTAACGTATAAATTGCAAAAAAATTATAATAAAACAGTTCTTTTAACAAACACTCAAAAGGAAGATGTAAAGATTAGAGTAAATGGGGCGTTAATTGGAGCTGAAAATATAAGAATAATAGATGATATTTTATATATAGAGTTATATAATGAATTGTCTAATAGTGACAGAATAGAAGTATCTTTCAATGAAAATAGTATATCTAGGTATTAA
- a CDS encoding helix-turn-helix domain-containing protein encodes MNNYGEVLKKLRKDRNYTLKQISSGEISISQISRFERGETDLSIGKFIFILNKIGITIDEFMVYARDYEKYDVVKMMSKVVKYYYENSIEGFRELIELNQNKLKENPDNSLYPLYIILFKGFICKINKTKLSDKDLQKIIDHLFVTENWGILELQLIGNLYEFFSTKRMLYFFDEIFKNYEKYKKSSMHKHLVCITSLNIFLKLIERNDLKEAEKINKKLRKIVGGETKVYERMILKYGEAFLLYKKGDSAGVEVMKKIIETFKLLSCDYHAKNYQQHFDEFVKNKFVYMGKNNIS; translated from the coding sequence ATGAATAATTATGGCGAAGTATTAAAAAAACTTAGAAAAGATAGAAATTATACATTAAAGCAAATATCTTCTGGTGAAATATCGATTTCTCAAATTTCAAGGTTTGAGAGAGGTGAAACTGATTTATCAATTGGAAAATTTATTTTTATTCTTAATAAAATAGGGATTACTATTGATGAATTTATGGTATATGCTAGGGATTATGAAAAATATGATGTAGTTAAAATGATGTCAAAGGTTGTAAAATATTATTATGAGAATAGTATTGAAGGATTTAGAGAATTGATAGAACTAAATCAAAATAAATTAAAAGAAAATCCTGATAATAGTCTTTATCCATTATATATAATTTTATTTAAAGGGTTTATATGCAAGATAAATAAGACAAAACTATCAGATAAAGATCTTCAAAAAATAATAGATCATTTATTTGTAACTGAAAATTGGGGAATTTTAGAACTTCAGTTAATAGGAAATCTATATGAATTTTTTAGTACAAAACGAATGTTATATTTTTTTGATGAAATATTTAAAAATTATGAAAAGTATAAAAAAAGTTCAATGCACAAACATTTAGTATGTATCACTTCACTAAATATATTTTTAAAATTAATAGAAAGAAATGATTTGAAAGAAGCTGAAAAAATTAACAAGAAATTAAGAAAAATTGTCGGTGGAGAAACAAAAGTTTATGAAAGAATGATACTTAAATATGGAGAAGCATTTTTACTTTACAAAAAAGGGGATAGTGCCGGAGTTGAAGTGATGAAGAAAATCATCGAAACGTTTAAATTACTTTCTTGTGATTATCATGCAAAAAATTATCAGCAACATTTTGATGAATTTGTAAAAAATAAATTTGTATATATGGGAAAAAATAATATCTCTTAA
- a CDS encoding MFS transporter, translating to MNKTIKKLLFSRGINKIGNIFYDYGNSIWLASIGNIGKKFLAYYQIADTLTSILLNPISGALVDRFKRRKILLYTDFICFIACLLAAFISNNNLMLYTLVIVNIILAVSSSFSRIANKSFISEIVEKDEIVNYNSKLEVTTKVISVCSPIFSFIVIQFTSLRVILLIDAISFLLSFICIKMIKIEEIKYQISSKTGTDLKSVLSDIWEGIIFVYNEKEILLLLILASLINFMFAGFAYILPYSDKLFSINGAFATMLSLGALGSILAAFISGKIKSSIRNLHLSLILSGSGVVLIGLYKFINFPIIIFLFGNFLVEFFMTIFNIHYLSQIQIKVPNEMMGRVFSCVFTVAIILMPLGTFVLSKIPGSINLITFFVLGILVMLISFISMTYSKVKFGK from the coding sequence ATGAATAAAACAATCAAAAAACTGCTATTTAGCAGAGGAATAAATAAAATAGGAAATATATTTTATGATTATGGAAATTCAATATGGCTAGCATCAATTGGGAATATAGGAAAGAAGTTTTTAGCGTATTATCAAATAGCTGATACACTAACATCGATTTTGTTAAATCCGATAAGTGGTGCATTAGTAGATAGATTCAAAAGACGTAAAATATTATTGTATACAGATTTTATATGTTTTATTGCATGCTTGTTAGCGGCATTTATTTCAAATAATAATTTGATGTTATATACATTGGTAATTGTAAATATTATATTAGCAGTTTCAAGCTCCTTTTCAAGAATTGCTAATAAATCATTTATTAGTGAAATTGTTGAAAAGGATGAAATTGTAAATTATAATTCAAAATTAGAAGTTACAACTAAAGTAATTAGTGTTTGTTCGCCAATATTTTCATTTATTGTAATACAATTTACAAGTCTTAGAGTTATATTACTGATAGATGCTATAAGTTTTTTACTTTCATTTATTTGTATAAAGATGATAAAAATTGAAGAAATTAAATATCAAATCAGCTCAAAAACAGGGACTGATTTAAAATCTGTCTTAAGTGATATATGGGAAGGGATTATTTTTGTATACAATGAAAAAGAAATTTTATTACTTTTAATATTAGCATCATTGATAAATTTTATGTTTGCCGGATTTGCATACATTCTTCCTTATTCGGATAAATTATTTTCAATAAATGGAGCTTTTGCGACAATGCTAAGTTTAGGAGCTTTAGGAAGTATTTTAGCTGCATTTATTTCCGGCAAGATTAAATCATCTATCAGAAATTTACATTTAAGTTTAATTTTAAGCGGATCTGGAGTAGTGCTGATAGGATTATACAAATTTATTAATTTTCCAATAATCATATTTTTATTTGGAAATTTTTTAGTAGAATTTTTTATGACAATTTTTAATATACATTATTTAAGTCAAATACAAATTAAAGTTCCGAATGAAATGATGGGAAGAGTATTTTCTTGTGTATTTACAGTAGCAATTATTTTGATGCCATTAGGTACATTTGTTTTATCAAAAATCCCTGGAAGTATAAATTTAATTACATTCTTTGTATTAGGAATTTTAGTGATGCTAATATCATTTATTTCAATGACATATTCAAAAGTAAAGTTTGGAAAATAG
- a CDS encoding MgtC/SapB family protein: MDRLTINDIFIRLILSMIFSGLIGLEREKSHRSAGLKTHILVGMGAATISLIQVNTIAFVSSLSKDLNVSIDAVRLIAQVVSGIGFLGAGTIIVTKRSVTGLTTAASIWCVSAVGLAFGMGYYVIGVFSGLLILIVLIFFKRIIVIHGTQEFTIKYLSNKNTTEEIINAIKSFDPKFEIIGMNTSTENNQLYTTHVYRINTKKSISFSDLAYKLSNLENIVSIEFGEFD, from the coding sequence ATGGATAGATTGACAATAAATGATATTTTTATAAGATTAATTTTATCAATGATATTTTCCGGACTTATCGGACTTGAAAGAGAAAAAAGCCACAGAAGTGCTGGACTAAAAACTCATATTTTGGTTGGTATGGGGGCAGCGACAATATCCTTGATTCAGGTAAATACAATTGCGTTTGTATCTAGTTTAAGTAAAGATTTAAATGTTAGTATAGATGCTGTTAGATTAATAGCACAGGTGGTTAGTGGCATAGGTTTTTTAGGTGCAGGTACAATAATAGTTACTAAAAGAAGTGTTACAGGATTAACTACAGCTGCATCAATATGGTGTGTATCAGCCGTTGGCTTAGCATTTGGAATGGGATATTATGTAATTGGTGTTTTTAGTGGGCTATTAATATTAATAGTGTTGATCTTTTTTAAGAGAATAATTGTAATCCATGGAACACAAGAATTTACTATTAAATATTTATCGAATAAAAATACTACTGAAGAAATTATTAACGCGATAAAAAGTTTTGACCCAAAATTTGAAATAATAGGAATGAATACATCTACAGAAAATAATCAATTATATACAACACATGTATATAGAATAAATACAAAAAAGTCAATCTCATTTTCGGACTTAGCATATAAATTATCTAATTTAGAAAATATTGTAAGTATTGAATTTGGTGAGTTTGATTAA